Proteins from a genomic interval of Epinephelus fuscoguttatus linkage group LG16, E.fuscoguttatus.final_Chr_v1:
- the LOC125903373 gene encoding guanine nucleotide-binding protein G(I)/G(S)/G(O) subunit gamma-4 has product MKDGIANNSTASISQARKAVEQLKMEACMDRIKVSKAAADLMAYCDAHIREDPLIMPVPASENPFREKKFFCTIL; this is encoded by the exons ATGAAGGACGGTATCGCCAACAACAGCACGGCCAGCATCTCCCAAGCCAGGAAAGCTGTGGAGCAGCTGAAGATGGAGGCCTGCATGGACAGGATAAAG GTCTCCAAAGCAGCTGCAGACCTGATGGCGTACTGCGACGCCCACATACGCGAGGACCCCCTCATCATGCCCGTCCCCGCCTCCGAGAACCCTTTCCGGGAGAAGAAGTTCTTCTGCACCATCCTCTGA